Proteins co-encoded in one Thamnophis elegans isolate rThaEle1 chromosome 1, rThaEle1.pri, whole genome shotgun sequence genomic window:
- the SNAP23 gene encoding synaptosomal-associated protein 23: MAELSPEEIQLRAHQVTDESLESTRRILGMAIESQDTGIKTITMLDEQGEKLNNIEEGMDQINKDMKEAEKNLTELNKCCGLCVCPCNRTKNFETSKGYKTTWGGNCENSGDHIITRQPGQGGNYQQQTSGGPAGGYIKRITNDAREDEMEDNLTQVGHILGNLKNMAVDMGSEIDSQNKQIDRINEKAETNKHRIEQANTRAKKLIEN, from the exons ATGGCTGAGTTGTCACCCGAAGAAATACAACTGAGAGCCCATCAAGTTACAGATGAG tCTTTGGAAAGCACAAGGAGGATCCTTGGCATGGCCATTGAG TCCCAAGATACGGGAATCAAAACCATTACCATGTTAGATGAACAAGGCG AAAAGTTAAACAACATAGAAGAAGGTATGGATCAAATAAACAAAGACATGAAAGAAGCTGAAAAGAACTTGACAGAGCTTAATAAGTGCTGTGGTCTCTGTGTCTGTCCGTGCAATAG AACGAAGAACTTTGAGACTAGTAAAGGATATAAGACAACTTGGGGTGGGAACTGTGAAAATTCAGGTGATCATATAATAACCAGACAACCAGGACAGGGAGGAAATTACCAACAACAGACCTCAGGAGGACCAGCTGGAGGATACATAAAGCG GATAACAAATGATGCCAGAGAAGATGAGATGGAGGACAACTTAACTCAAGTGGGACATATCTTGggaaatctgaaaaatatggctgtGGATATGGGCAGTGAGATCGATTCACAAAACAAGCAGATAGACCGGATAAATGAGAAG gcTGAAACCAACAAACACCGTATTGAGCAAGCCAACACAAGAGCCAAAAAACTTATTGAGAACTGA